Proteins encoded together in one Anoplolepis gracilipes unplaced genomic scaffold, ASM4749672v1 Contig18, whole genome shotgun sequence window:
- the LOC140675800 gene encoding uncharacterized protein codes for MSPHTTIQLRKVVVKLSREGKTSREISAKLLSIGKTTVNYIINKFKTTGSVADRPRSDRPRKTTARVDKLIRRKSVVDVRKTAGMIAQELRDENLADVSRITVSRRLRDIGLFGRIGVKKLLISKKNWRARLPRIIKTGLCRIGKKYYSLMNPSLNYLEVTENSMFDDPLVPDTIPNTKYQQ; via the coding sequence ATGTCGCCACACACGACAATACAATTACGCAAAGTTGTTGTGAAGCTTTCAAGAGAAGGCAAGACGTCGCGAGAAATTTCAGCAAAATTGTTATCAATAGGTAAAACAACGgtgaattatattatcaacaaATTTAAGACTACAGGAAGTGTAGCTGATCGTCCACGAAGTGATCGACCCCGGAAAACAACAGCGCGGGTTGACaaattaataagaagaaaGTCTGTGGTTGACGTTCGGAAGACTGCCGGCATGATTGCCCAGGAATTACGTGACGAGAACCTTGCTGATGTGAGTCGTATCACAGTATCCAGACGTCTGAGGGATATTGGGCTATTCGGTCGAATCGGTGTAAAGAAACTTCTCATTAGTAAAAAGAATTGGAGAGCCCGATTGCCGAGAATCATAAAGACTGGACTGTGCAGGATTGGAAAAAAGTACTATTCTCTGATGAATccaagtttaaattatttggaaGTGACGGAAAACAGTATGTTCGACGATCCGTTGGTACCAGATACGATTCCAAATACCAAATACCAACAGTGA